One Vespula pensylvanica isolate Volc-1 chromosome 1, ASM1446617v1, whole genome shotgun sequence genomic region harbors:
- the LOC122633528 gene encoding afadin isoform X8, with protein sequence MTVPEEMATEIANKRAEREALRGVIQQWNANRLDLFELSEPNEDLEFHGVMRFYFQDSGQKVATKCIRVASDATSRAVIETLIEKFRPDMRMLSVPEYALYEIHENGDERKLELEEKPLLVQLNWHVDDREGRFLLRRIDDKTNAQGVGFSSEGSSFRRKLSKREKKQMRKQEKLGRLKSLEQDENAVPVDQNGVAEKLYTELPETSFTRSISNPEAVMRRRRQQKLERKLQQFRSKDGGPDTGGTLKIYGEALCKDVPYKTLLLSVRDSAAQVVREMLSKYGLDKVDPQQYCLVQVNNDNTSGGTHQEYILDDDECPLAILMNHPSTRGSIMFHVRRRPADYVPRKRKKKPSGKWNELDHRYEDERLPFLLELNPDGTDIPNGAGVRYRLQPNVTEVGSERPFGPQGVQSQTLTLSGPTVMPRHCVIAFTENIVTLTPCSRDAHTFVNNQRIHQTTILQNGAIIKFGRMHTFRFIDPAPDDRIRQRHDSNRQIEYAYDRRSPDATSQEANSDKYRSGSGSPNGAGHAQSPGQTSNPPSPTKSTAASTSRSPTHGTHAPEVTHNYETTFDLDGNVETASLTSSRDGNRHPQYDNQPRGTDPILPAVLEFLEDTEEAFLRAVITDVDPSAPQFKLAPTYTLYLAARYRASTHYRPELQPTERAHRLTVMLANIALMIQGVIQERYMDASSLAFWLANGSELLHMLKSDRHVGAFSTRAQDILADAVHAAFASLVHCVSLELTPAMSQFMADADEPAKEAGVLQIFSNTMALLRRCRVNAALTIQLFSHLFHAINAIAFNALVSNGNLCVRWFGRRLKARLNALETWAERQGLELASQCHLATIMQATHLLQAPKYNAEELATLSSTCFKLNSLQVRALLQKYQPAADEPRLPAELIENVVRVAESVADTLARADGREIRLEEESTLALALLLPEDGYSCEVIRGVPPGLVEFLAPLQQEGFCRMAPQPTSSGYWTIYMIDHHTNLRSPSAMSNRSGGYTRHVGQNQGQPEIHIIKLHKSTNGMGLSIVAAKGAGQDRLGIYIKSVVAGGAADADGRLAAGDQLLKVDGQSLVGITQEKAAEYLVRTGPTVTLEVAKQGAIYHGLATLLSQPSPIMTRGPRRMSERDLSSRLGRETIPQQIHSSKSVPALHNMGAEGKQQHEIFNPGYSRASSSNSVTPPVQPSPMPAMNGASCLRSRSSHNLHDPTRIGALPPTGLVSRQQSSPNLNPNQPHGSFQNNLQNNEAERFYQNLSVYRNQDSTGKQQQPSLSQQHMEERNTLHTQRSSRGSQNSLNRPPAQELNQGRDRPISAHIPQTQQQGYSGNQMQHQNVVPPRSQSSRDIIRQEAKLQEMQEEVRRRELRGGAPMINQYRPNTYNMRPANANQTAGIVPARALVSRPLGSTPNLATTSATRQQMGATYGHPDVAAAYSQYGQCNKHPTAGINQYGLASKGKTEPSRHVPTIESGKESLAVQDSTRSHYDHNRQYMTSQNGSHYTHGPSDLRNDQYSNDNTTVIQDNVEGNSFSTTEVPPARPALPEDGYRESPPPPPPNTLTHPLYNNQADSRYTASMQDPPRGGYYPASGTGTMQQPRQYQYSASNPWQREEREKEQARRREAARQWRDQQIAELSALPHRTPQQDEQLRALQLERDFQKRAEEAANQQDDDDECNDIDTESIPQAQGLLSVANSQERTNTASQQHTLSRANVNNQSIRGTPPTSQTVNSPLSPNAAANSCLVQNDNSGLLYLQQQQQQQQQPQPQQQQPQQHTNQSQNNTVQLSSSSNYSSSLSHIGSIQKTYTTAMSQNNEERETQQRRIEEIRRKEFDENQRQREEENRHQQQQQQQQQQQQQQQQQQQQQQQQQQQQQQQHIQQLYKQQQQHMQHYRNQQALHPNMLRLDNLVINGPNTSPSLQNGNTDAPPPPERGSSYAVMSQQSALRSNSSTSSNIALTPLTSSTIKRVSFHDPNANTETTPRNVMSGNLNTSSSMGMVTIREDPNNFINDAENLLASPKSPEGPGVPFVSATPGVIGAQEVYKDPRQKRLAEKQKQQNLQMGAVPEKLSFKEKMKMFAMETGEDGTPRDKVKISRAQREIDNIGGPLSPNNNTTKG encoded by the exons ATGACGGTGCCGGAAGA AATGGCCACGGAAATTGCGAACAAAAGGGCCGAAAGGGAAGCCCTTCGTGGGGTCATACAACAATGGAACGCAAATCGTTTGGATCTTTTCGAACTCTCCGAACCTAACGAG gACTTGGAGTTTCACGGTGTAATGAGATTTTACTTTCAAGACAGTGGTCAAAAGGTGGCAACGAAATGCATCAGAGTTGCATCGGATGCAACCAGTCGAGCCGTGATCGAAACTCTCATAGAAAAATTCCGTCCAGACATGAGAATGTTGTCGGTACCAGAATACGCTCTTTACGAAATTCATGAAAATGGAG ACGAACGAAAATTGGAATTGGAGGAGAAGCCGTTGTTGGTGCAATTAAATTGGCACGTCGACGATCGAGAAGGACGTTTCTTGTTGAGAAGGATCGACGATAAGACGAATGCACAAGGTGTTGGTTTCTCCTCGGAAGGTTCTAGCTTTCGTAGAAAGCTGAGTAagcgagagaagaaacaaatgaGGAAACAAGAGAAGCTTGGACGTTTGAAGAGTTTGGAACAGGATGAAAACGCAGTGCCGGTCGATCAAAATGGCGTCGCCGAAAAACTTTATACTG AGCTTCCTGAGACGAGTTTCACAAGGAGTATATCTAATCCGGAAGCCGTAATGAGACGTCGTAGGCAACAaaaactcgaaagaaaattgcaaCAATTTCGTAGCAAAGATGGCGGACCAGATACGGGCGGTACTTTAAAGATATACGGAGAAGCACTTTGCAAGGATGTACCTTATAAAACTTTACTATTGAGCGTTCGAGATTCCGCGGCCCAGGTTGTGCGAGAGATGTTATCTAAATATGGTTTAGATAAAGTCGACCCACAGCAATATTGCCTGGTGCAA GTGAACAATGACAATACAAGCGGTGGTACTCATCAAGAGTATATACTGGACGACGACGAGTGCCCGTTGGCTATTCTCATGAATCACCCTTCCACGCGCG GATCAATCATGTTCCACGTGAGGAGGAGACCGGCGGATTATGTGCCTCgcaaacgtaaaaagaaaccTTCGGGAAAATGGAACGAGTTAGATCATAG ATATGAAGATGAGAGACTACCATTTTTATTGGAACTTAATCCAGACGGTACCGATATTCCTAACGGAGCGGGTGTCAGGTATCGTTTGCAACCAAATGTGACGGAAGTTGGGTCGGAACGACCCTTCGGTCCGCAAGGCGTGCAATCTCAAACTTTAACTCTCAGTGGACCTACCGTTATGCCAAGGCACTGTGTTATAGCGTTTACGGAAAATATCGTCACTCTGACGCCATGCTCAAGGGACGCTCATACTTTTGTGAACAATCAACGAATACATCAGACTACCATACTTCAA AATGGAGCTATCATCAAGTTCGGAAGAATGCATACCTTCAGATTCATCGACCCCGCGCCCGACGACCGTATCAGGCAACGTCATGACTCTAACAGACAGATCGAGTACGCATACGACCG ACGATCGCCAGATGCTACCAGCCAAGAAGCAAATTCGGACAAGTACAGATCAGGTTCTGGATCCCCAAACGGTGCTGGACACGCTCAAAGTCCTGGTCAAACTTCGAATCCTCCAAGTCCCACTAAATCTACGGCAGCTAGCACATCGCGTAGTCCCACGCACGGTACTCACGCACCCGAAGTGACTCACAATTACGAAACGACCTTCGACCTGGATGGCAATGTGGAAACGGCGAGCTTAACGAGTAGTAGAGATGGCAACAG GCATCCCCAATACGATAATCAACCACGAGGAACGGACCCTATTCTACCAGCAGTATTGGAATTTTTAGAAGATACGGAGGAAGCGTTTCTACGTGCTGTCATCACCGACGTAGATCCCTCAGCGCCGCAATTCAAACTCGCACCGACTTATACTCTTTATTTGGCTGCTAGATATCGTGCCAGCACTCATTACAGACCGGAATTACAACCTACGGAAAGGGCACACCGTTTGACTGTGATGCTTGCGAATATTGCTTTGATGATACAAGGGGTGATTcag gaaagaTATATGGATGCGTCTTCGTTGGCGTTCTGGCTCGCAAATGGTTCTGAATTATTGCACATGTTAAAAAGCGACCGTCACGTTGGTGCATTTTCAACGAGAGCTCAAGATATTCTAGCCGATGCCGTTCATGCTGCATTCGCATCTTTGGTACATTGCGTTTCCCTTGAATTGACACCAGCGATGTCACAATTCATGGCGGACGCTGATGAGCCCGCTAAGGAAGCTGGCGTTCTACAAATATTCTCGAATACGATGGCTCTCTTAAGACGTTGTCGAGTTAACGCAGCACTGACTATCCAATTGTTTAGTCACCTTTTTCACGCGATCAACGCAATCGCTTTCAACGCTTTAGTTTCTAATGGGAATCTCTGCGTCCGATGGTTTGGTCGAAGGTTAAAAGCAAGACTGAATGCTTTAGAAACTTGGGCTGAGAGACAAGGCCTTGAATTAGCCAGTCAATGTCATTTGGCTACGATCATGCAAGCTACGCATCTTCTCCAAGCACCGAAATATAACGCCGAAGAATTGGCTACATTGAGTTCTACCTGTTTCAAATTGAATTCGTTACAGGTCAGAGCTTTGTTGCAAAAATATCAACCGGCTGCCGACGAGCCACGACTTCCTGCCGAGCTTATTGAAAATGTCGTCAGA GTAGCCGAAAGTGTCGCTGACACTCTTGCACGTGCCGACGGACGTGAAATACGTTTGGAAGAAGAATCAACATTGGCGTTAGCATTACTATTGCCAGAGGATGGTTATAGTTGCGAGGTGATAAGAGGTGTGCCACCGGGATTGGTTGAATTTCTAGCACCCTTGCAACAAGAAGGTTTCTGTCGAATGGCACCTCAACCTACTAGTAGTGGTTACTGGActatatatatgatagatCATCATACAAAC CTTCGTAGTCCAAGTGCAATGAGTAATAGATCAGGTGGTTATACTAGGCACGTTGGACAAAACCAAGGTCAACCAGAAATACATATCATAAAATTACATAAGTCGACCAATGGTATGGGTTTGAGTATCGTTGCTGCCAAG GGTGCTGGTCAAGATAGATTAGGCATTTACATCAAAAGTGTTGTTGCCGGCGGTGCAGCAGACGcg gACGGAAGACTAGCTGCTGGTGATCAATTACTTAAAGTAGACGGACAAAGTTTAGTAGGGATAACGCAAGAAAA AGCTGCGGAGTATCTAGTTCGTACGGGACCAACAGTGACGCTAGAAGTTGCTAAACAAGGCGCGATATATCATGGACTTGCTACTTTATTATCTCAACCATCTCCTATAATGACGAGGG GGCCTCGCCGCATGAGCGAACGTGATCTTTCATCTAGACTTGGACGTGAAACGATTCCCCAACAAATTCATAGCAGCAAGTCCGTCCCAGCTTTGCACA ATATGGGTGCCGAAGGGAAACAACAACATGAAATATTCAACCCGGGTTATAGCAGAGCATCGTCGAGTAATAGCGTTACACCACCGGTTCAACCATCACCGATGCCTGCAATGAACGGAGCTTCTTGCCTACGCTCTAG atCGAGCCATAACTTGCACGATCCAACGAGAATTGGGGCATTACCACCGACTGGTTTGGTTAGCAGGCAACAATCCTCGCCAAACTTAAATCCGAATCAACCTCATGGATCTTTccaaaataatttacaaaataacgAGGCCGAAAGATTCTATCAGAATTTGAGCGTTTATAGAAATCAGGATTCTACAGGGAAACAACAGCAGCCAAGTTTATCGCAGCAACACATGGAGGAGAG GAATACTTTACACACGCAACGAAGCTCAAGAGGATCGCAAAACTCTTTGAATCGGCCGCCTGCGCAAGAATTGAATCAGGGAAGAGATAGACCGATATCTGCTCATATTCCTCAAACTCAACAACAAGGTTATTCCGGTAATCAGATGCAACATCAAAACGTAGTTCCTCCTAGATCGCAATCCTCGCGAGATATAATACGTCAGGAAGCTAAGCTTCAAGAAATGCAGGAAGAAGTTAGAAGACGCGAATTACGTGGTGGTGCACCGATGATCAATCAGTATAGACCAAATACATATAACATGAGACCGGCAAATGCTAATCAAACAGCTGGTATTGTACCTGCTCGTGCTCTTGTTTCAAGACCATTAGGTTCTACACCTAATTTAGCAACAACCTCAGCAACGAGACAACAAATGGGAGCAACGTATGGTCATCCTGATGTTGCTGCTGCTTATTCTCAATATGGTCAATGTAACAAACATCCGACTGCTGGTATAAATCAATACGGACTAGCGTCCAAAGGAAAGACAGAACCATCTCGTCATGTACCAACTATTGAATCTGGAAAGGAATCTCTCGCAGTTCAAGATTCTACTAGATCCCATTATGATCATAATCGTCAATATATGACTTCCCAGAATGGATCACATTATACTCATGGACCATCTGATCTACGAAACGATCAGTATTCAAATGACAATACTACTGTGATTCAAGATAACGTCGAAGGAAATTCTTTTAGTACTACTGAAGTTCCACCAGCAAGACCTGCTCTTCCTGAAGATGGGTATAGGGAAagtccaccaccaccaccacccaaTACGTTAACTCATCCGTTGTATAATAATCAAGCAGATTCGAG GTATACAGCAAGTATGCAAGACCCACCGAGAGGTGGTTATTATCCAGCAAGTGGAACAGGGACGATGCAACAACCTCGACAATATCAATATAGTGCCAGTAATCCTTGGCAACGTGAAGAACGTGAAAAG gaACAAGCTCGTAGAAGAGAAGCAGCTAGACAATGGCGCGATCAACAAATTGCGGAATTAAGTGCTTTGCCTCACCGAACTCCTCAACAAGACGAACAGTTACGTGCTCTTCAATTGGAACGAGATTTCCAAAAAAGAGCAGAAGAAGCTGCCAATCAacaggacgacgacgacgaatgtAATGACATTGATACCGAAAGTATACCACAGGCTCAAGGTTTATTGAGTGTAGCTAATTCtcaagaaagaacgaacacaGCAAGTCAACAACATACGTTGTCAAGAGCAAACGTAAATAATCAATCGATAAGAGGTACCCCACCTACGTCGCAAACTGTTAATAGTCCACTATCTCCGAATGCTGCTGCAAATTCGTGCTTAGTACAAAATGATAATTCCGGTTTACTGTATttacaacaacagcaacaacaacagcaacaaccaCAACCACAACAACAGCAACCACAACAGCATACCAATCAATCTCAAAATAATACAGTACAGTTATCTAGCTCGTCAAATTATAGTTCGTCTTTGTCTCATATTGGAAGTATTCAAAAAACGTATACAACTGCAATGTCtcaaaataatgaagaaagagaaacgcaaCAACGTCGAATAGAAGAAATCAGAAGGAAAGAATTCGATGAGAatcaaagacaaagagaagaagaaaataggcatcaacaacaacaacaacaacaacagcagcagcagcaacaacaacagcaacaacaacaacaacaacaacaacagcagcagcaacaacaacaacaacatatTCAGCAATTATAtaaacaacagcaacaacataTGCAACATTATAGGAATCAACAAGCATTGCATCCAAATATGCTAAGATTAGACAATTTAGTTATCAATGGACCTAACACGTCGCCGT cTTTACAAAATGGAAATACCGATGCACCTCCACCACCAGAACGTGGATCTAGTTATGCAGTGATGTCTCAACAAAGTGCACTTAGGTCGAACAGTTCGACTTCTTCAAACATTGCCTTAACACCTCTAACATCTTCGACGATTAAAAGGGTTTCTTTTCACGATCCAAACGCAAACACTGAAACAACGCCACGCAATGTCATGTCTGGAAATTTAAATACTTCGTCCTCGATGGGCATGGTCACTATTAGAGAAGATCCTAAT AATTTTATCAACGATGCTGAAAATTTATTAGCGTCTCCAAAATCTCCGGAAGGTCCTGGCGTTCCATTTGTTAGCGCCACACCCGGTGTGATCGGTGCACAAGAAGTATACAA agatcCACGACAGAAACGTCTCgctgaaaaacaaaaacaacaaaatttgCAAATGGGTGCGGTACCCGAGAAGCTtagtttcaaagaaaaaatgaagatgttTGCTATGGAAACTGGAGAGGATGGTACACCGAGGGACAAAGTGAAAATATCTCGAGCTCAGCGTGAAATTGATAACATCGGTGGTCCTCTTAGTCCTAATAACAATACTACGAAAGGCTAa